From a region of the Pochonia chlamydosporia 170 chromosome Unknown PCv3seq00015, whole genome shotgun sequence genome:
- a CDS encoding oxoglutarate/iron-dependent oxygenase (similar to Marssonina brunnea f. sp. 'multigermtubi' MB_m1 XP_007291940.1), whose amino-acid sequence MFLNIQSLSLVGTLSTAGLIFSVYYAGLVIHRIFFSPLRSFPGYEFYYDVVLGGQYTFHIAELHEKYGSVVRINPHEIHVHDPEFYDKLYAGAGKRRHKWHWATRGFGAEMSTFATELHEVHKARRAALNPFFSMARVRRLESVIKERADAILQRLHEFRENGRVVPFDILFGAYSIEHPNFDNDFHEACVNGGRQLFLTRQFPILLTLIKIIPPKWLLSTYPSIASFFAMHQVKQVKALYDAPKADSDGGDLPTVFHEILYSKLPEHEKAFRRLATDGGALVGAGTVTTAWAATTAVYYLVSNPDCLLQLKSEIADAIQTAADAGQDKECGLPLSVLEKLPYLSAVIQEGLRLSYGVATRLARIAPDEALVVQSSKTSKTSRTGSEEWIIPPGTPVSMTQLLILRDEGIFPSASTFRPERWLEQPHLDRYQVAFCKGSRICLGKNLAMAELYIMLAALFIHYGSKSVRFSNDIGYLELWKTDVDDVECRVDAFVPLPKIGSKGVRFTVHTWQ is encoded by the exons ATGTTCCTCAATATCCAAAGCCTTTCCCTTGTGGGCACACTTTCAACGGCCGGATTGATTTTCTCAGTGTATTATGCTGGTCTAGTCATTCACAGGATATTTTTTAGTCCTCTTAGATCATTTCCAGG GTACGAATTCTACTACGATGTTGTTCTTGGAGGGCAATACACGTTTCACATAGCCGAGCTCCATGAGAAATATGGCTCGGTTGTACGTATAAATCCGCATGAGATTCATGTCCATGATCCCGAGTTCTACGACAAGCTCTATGCGGGAGCCGGCAAAAGACGCCACAAGTGGCACTGGGCAACGCGAGGATTTGGGGCTGAGATGTCAACATTTGCGACGGAGCTACACGAAGTTCACAAAGCTCGAAGAGCGGCACTAAACCCATTCTTCTCCATGGCGCGTGTCAGAAGACTCGAGTCTGTAATCAAAGAGAGAGCCGATGCCATCCTCCAACGTCTTCATGAATTTCGTGAGAATGGACGTGTTGTGCCTTTTGATATCCTTTTTGGGGCATATTCA ATCGAACACCCGAATTTTGACAACGATTTTCACGAAGCCTGCGTCAACGGTGGTCGACAACTATTCCTGACCCGGCAATTTCCAATCTTGTTGACCCTGATCAAGATCATTCCGCCTAAATGGCTGCTGTCAACGTATCCATCCAtcgcctccttcttcgcaaTGCATCAGGTGA AACAGGTCAAAGCACTATATGATGCGCCAAAAGCAGACTCTGACGGGGGAGACTTGCCGACGGTGTTCCACGAGATCTTATATAGCAAACTTCCGGAGCACGAGAAGGCATTTCGCCGACTGGCTACTGATGGAGGCGCACTTGTTGGTGCCGGTACAGTGACTACAGCTTGGGCTGCAACAACAGCCGTGTATTATCTCGTATCGAATCCGGACTGCTTACTCCAGCTGAAGTCTGAGATAGCTGACGCGATTCAAACAGCGGCAGATGCGGGCCAAGACAAGGAGTGTGGACTGCCTCTTAGTGTTTTGGAAAAGCTACCGTATCTGTCAGCAGTGATACAGGAAGGGCTCAGACTCAGCTATGGTGTGGCAACTCGGCTGGCTCGAATCGCCCCAGACGAGGCATTGGTAGTGCAGTCGAGCAAGACGAGTAAGACGAGTAGGACCGGCTCAGAGGAGTGGATAATCCCACCCGGAACTCCGGTATCTATGACCcagctcctcatcctccgcgACGAGGGCATCTTTCCATCCGCTTCCACCTTTCGGCCAGAGCGCTGGCTGGAGCAACCACACTTGGACAGATACCAGGTCGCATTTTGCAAGGGGTCTCGTATCTGCCTGGGAAAGAatctggccatggctgagCTCTATATTATGCTGGCTGCGTTATTCATCCATTACGGGTCAAAGAGCGTCAGGTTTTCCAATGACATTGGTTACCTCGAACTGTGGAAGACGGATGTCGACGACGTTGAGTGCCGCGTCGACGCGTTTGTGCCCCTACCCAAGATTGGATCAAAAGGGGTTAGGTTTACGGTACACACCTGGCAGTAA
- a CDS encoding glutathione-dependent formaldehyde-activating (similar to Metarhizium robertsii ARSEF 23 XP_011410903.1), giving the protein MSTWFTVLARVAEFTAFDAIPLAADCLPIHQLRINAAAELTCTPRFVDATRTFEFEAKLTGYYGDPAPPALRNDRAFKASQTRTKTQYIYAEQSPKFDRTLGSENLRAQSRLFVDGFYTFPDEETQQPGYLDLLAVSFNSTNKDPVNSVGSPAKGGSSRRRDVPLKMSPGKQANMRRVPAPMTPPNSRFALHSGSSASTPHTVSDTFTPGSASSTPSLTMGDGSRGGLVVDFEVLKSGPEAQDDHSAMGSFAPGGLQNKRQATAPPQEPSSKRSRKPSQKAKEMLTEDELEE; this is encoded by the exons ATGTCTACGTGGTTTACTGTTCTCGCCCGTGTAGCTGAG TTTACTGCCTTTGACGCTATTCCTTTGGCAGCGGACTGTCTGCCCATCCATCAGTTGCGTATCAATGCGGCAGCGGAATTAACTTGCACACCGCGGTTTGTAGACGCTACTCGCACGTTCGAATTCGAAGCGAAGCTTACTGGGTACTATGGCGATCCCGCCCCTCCAGCCTTACGCAACGACAGAGCCTTCAAAGCTTCGCAAACCCGTACAAAGACTCAATACATTTACGCTGAACAGTCTCCCAAATTTGATCGCACTCTCGGTAGCGAAAACCTGCGCGCTCAGAGCAGGCTCTTCGTCGATGGTTTCTATACCTTTCCAGATGAGGAGACCCAGCAGCCTGGGTATCTTGACTTGCTCGCGGTGTCCTTTAactccaccaacaaagacCCTGTAAACAGTGTCGGTTCTCCTGCCAAGGGGGGCTCATCTCGTCGTAGAGATGTGCCGCTTAAGATGTCACCTGGCAAGCAGGCAAACATGAGAAGAGTGCCCGCTCCTATGACTCCGCCCAACTCGCGCTTTGCTTTGCACAGTGGGAGTTCCGCTTCAACGCCTCATACTGTATCTGACACATTTACTCCCGGGAGCGCCAGTTCCACCCCCTCCCTCACAATGGGTGATGGCAGCAGGGGGGGTTTAGTTGTTGATTTTGAGGTTCTCAAGAGCGGGCCCGAGGCTCAAGACGATCATTCTGCGATGGGCTCTTTTGCCCCAGGTGGTTTGCAGAACAAGCGCCAAGCAACTGCTCCCCCTCAGGAGCCTTCTTCTAAGCGCAGTCGGAAGCCGAGCCAGAAAGCAAAGGAGATGTTGACCGAAGATGAGCTTGAGGAATAA
- a CDS encoding UDP-glucosyl transferase family protein (similar to Verticillium dahliae VdLs.17 XP_009656158.1) produces MSNNSNTKNMDTRKLAQPKPGSATLPPQTRQGTRETTHGRQKRILVLVTGGGYTNAAPLFELASILASRGYLIEFGTLSGRDNWLSNWPFVSRFHIIGKAVPPNVEEENYLNMSKWDTDLTSNWASVFKTKLFLESSWPEVYASLKGIVQDHESRPDFILADYWVEAARDVCLEHNIPLAMHWPQMPTAMLHAAYIPGTPGLQIDVLTSEFATIWQRLKNAFAIYTSLPYYLQYRSATKRMRASMGVTRQPKVVSKPDYLCLTNSFFGLEAAKDLPPNVAAIGPVLSDSFVPLTEPLQMFLASRFRVLYISMGTHVLLSHDRLCQILRGSIASLGVGMVDGIIWAIGSKARAQLVQSELIVLPLLDSAKGLGPTSNISETVGGLLNNNHPSILFLEYAPQRAILQDDRIAVFLSHAGPSSANEAAFAGVPLITIPVYFDQIQYAMRLRDAGVSVPLKKETFKAHNVTTAISHIIEDSDRQGPIATNVRRLRSIAQTASRRKYLAADLIEETLADWEGRSIEMRVGVGRSRGMHLQTADTRMGWCKARNLDLWAIVSAATLVLVGVVSAVAVPLVT; encoded by the exons AtgagcaacaacagcaacaccaagAATATGGATACTCGGAAATTAGCCCAGCCGAAGCCAGGGAGTGCGACATTGCCTCcccagacaaggcaaggaaCTAGAGAAACCACACATGGGCGCCAGAAACGGATACTTGTTCTCGTTACCGGTGGTGGGTACACCAATGCAG CCCCCTTATTCGAACTGGCTTCTATTCTTGCGTCGAGGGGCTATTTGATTGAGTTCGGTACGCTATCCGGTCGCGATAACTGGTTGTCTAATTGGCCTTTTGTTTCCCGTTTTCATATCATTGGCAAAGCCGTGCCTCCCAATGTGGAAGAGGAGAACTATCTGAACATGTCCAAGTGGGacacagacttgacatcaaattggGCATCAGTGTTCAAGACCAAGCTGTTCTTAGAGTCATCATGGCCAGAAGTATATGCTTCTTTGAAAGGGATTGTCCAGGATCATGAGTCTAGGCCAGATTTCATACTGGCAGACTACTGGGTGGAAGCGGCAAGAGATGTCTGCTTGGAGCATAACATACCTCTCGCGATGCACTGGCCACAAATGCCAACCGCTATGCTTCACGCAGCATACATCCCAGGAACACCAGGCCTTCAGATTGACGTACTCACCTCCGAGTTTGCCACGATCTGGCAAAGATTGAAGAATGCCTTTGCCATTTACACATCGCTTCCATACTATCTCCAATACAGAAGTGCGACAAAACGAATGCGTGCCTCCATGGGTGTGACCAGACAACCAAAAGTAGTCTCCAAGCCAGATTACCTCTGCCTCACAAATTCTttctttggtcttgaagcAGCCAAAGACCTTCCGCCCAATGTTGCGGCGATAGGTCCGGTATTGTCCGATAGCTTTGTACCCTTAACTGAACCGTTGCAAATGTTTCTTGCATCCCGCTTTAGAGTTCTCTACATTTCGATGGGAACGCATGTCTTGCTATCCCATGATCGTCTATGCCAAATCCTTCGCGGCTCCATAGCATCGCTTGGTGTGGGCATGGTGGACGGCATAATCTGGGCCATAGGATCCAAGGCACGAGCTCAACTGGTACAGTCGGAATTGATTGTTCTGCCGTTATTGGACTCAGCAAAGGGGCTTGGACCTACTTCGAATATTAGTGAAACAGTTGGAGGGCTGTTGAATAACAACCACCCTTCCATTCTCTTTTTGGAATACGCACCTCAACGTGCTATTCTTCAAGATGACCGCATCGCAGTGTTTCTCAGCCATGCAGGTCCGTCTTCGGCGAACGAGGCTGCCTTTGCAGGTGTGCCTCTAATCACCATTCCTGTATATTTTGACCAGATACAGTATGCAATGAGACTCAGAGACGCTGGTGTATCTGTGCCGCTTAAAAAGGAGACATTCAAGGCTCACAATGTCACCACTGCAATATCTCATATTATCGAAGATAGTGACCGCCAAGGGCCAATAGCAACTAATGTGAGGCGCCTACGGTCTATTGCCCAAACGGCCTCTCGCCGGAAATATCTGGCCGCAGACCTCATCGAAGAAACACTTGCTGACTGGGAAGGACGAAGTATCGAAATGAGGGTCGGAGTTGGACGGTCTCGTGGCATGCATCTTCAGACGGCGGATACAAGGATGGGGTGGTGCAAAGCGCGAAATCTGGATTTATGGGCCATTGTCAGCGCGGCGACATTGGTCTTGGTTGGAGTTGTCTCAGCTGTAGCGGTTCCTCTAGTTACGTAA
- a CDS encoding replicase/helicase/endonuclease (similar to Metarhizium acridum CQMa 102 XP_007816084.1), with protein MPPPTSNQDRLRMIRTPVQSFFNDNSQALLETFSINTQVNQRSRFPPPDNGRGRYAKDDDIIIVNTTRVRRRRHRHRSNEDTEFPSARPRRRRVGAIFAEAEVRFRGMRKRFKDRWNKEFPDTPCAECATLLLPRKRQQRAFQDNHEYGITRVFNVPVTDEPGGVILCEDCCKEPQAPIDCGKVPQCIASLPRRSTLFISPFKLDTNLGRTLGYDLHATPYVYRTLSGVINTNPINERANMLYSGTLGAYLQSSPHRVDQHQNLEHLIHVRNWLLQRNPVFQRNDVRAHLQINHPLPTVDLPENSDEQRPQTRPDLVMNPFQYDQETRNEHFRYDRLSIGAVQVPEGHPPKPMLYRTDPDVEVLCFPHVYPYGKGQFVQGERREDGRSRYTRHMDTIRKLNSYNRAFRDDYYWAAWAYQEMEATRIFQNTNRLIHNKTRQAIDNRLPQHQLLQQSNYGTHSIISETLTHGIPGSIRTGEAYFLEKERLVNSMIAGHGLPQLFITLTFNEGWEEFKNILRSISSTAMPSNHPWEGVQYYYERIHNLKSKFWKGKSNHAKFGVLKELIERFEFQLRGAIHSHCLLWTEKSIVELLAFGFVRADIPDPEKEPELHSLVMKYQIHKCKDHICGGPGRYGKCSKGFPADVSGRTFHQPGNPRYTYARTEADVWVIPYNSQLLLIWESHCNVQFVTSQGLASYITKYLTKNEPLSQVVVGDCTTTQKHLLARRMGSMEIIVLCLGLDIFRCTSGSLYLPTSIPEMRNYSVRPINHILEHPEDPYFPDAMEKYFARPRVPRFEVLTYFDYFAYYEITKTRTVNRQGPREGWQDSLGYWVYQRKKPILIRTSYRRLCDGEVFFYVQLLYRYHWRSDDEIIANSATYRERLFELDPVLYDAALRGHADRVEHGSRALGREYCEMVQRVAGTAPPNVHDMVSEQLRQLNTMAVPGLADAAGLTLKGEQYQCYSMVTQNISASRHQGRMFFITGPGGTGKSFLLRALQYWCDKSRNPSLLLAPTGIAARNIDGNTIHSALSIYSNRSAYHTGLFRFEDQKKKDMEKKTVLIIDEVSMVDGVLLDYLASLFAKLRRNNRPFGNMHVIVFGDLMQLPPVEGLKVFKASVWRLFHPIFLRQPHRQTNDKFFRILNKIRLGIIDSEVRCTLEERWRQYNPEHVMWNTTYLSSLRDEAAALNHAVLSGMPSENPIFVSTAEDFENGVRLQHLEHSKVFNKGTNFPSSVVCTVGAKVMFLTNSMMSERGISNGSIGVITNLLPDDEVEAAFPTKDGIQVMHLHKTPSYFQTNGVEYKRVQLPIINAFALTIHKVQGLSLPAVTVALNSNIFSDGQAYVALSRGKDLEEVYLTHCDLEAIKADPEAIAEYERLEAKAEQLHRPYSQ; from the exons ATGCCGCCACCAACGAGCAACCAGGACCGACTGCGCATGATACGGACCCCTGTTCAATCGTTTTTTAACGATAATAGCCAAGCACTGTTGGAAACTTTCTCCATCAATACACAAGTCAACCAGCGCAGCCGGTTTCCACCGCCCGACAATGGCAGGGGTCGTTACGCAAAAGACGATGATATTATTATTGTTAATACTACAAGGGTtcgtcgccgtcgtcatcgtcatcgtaGTAACGAGGATACAGAGTTTCCCTCGGCGAGACCTCGACGGCGCCGGGTGGGCGCGATATTCGCAGAAGCTGAGGTGCGATTTCGAGGCATGAGGAAAAGATTTAAGGACCGCTGGAACAAGGAGTTCCCCGATACACCATGTGCCGAGTGCGCAACCTTGCTGCTCCCGAGGAAGCGTCAACAGAGAGCATTCCAGGACAACCATGAAtacggcatcaccagagtgttcaatgttcctgtGACTGACGAACCTGGTGGCGTGATTCTCTGCGAGGACTGTTGCAAAGAGCCTCAGGCTCCTATAGACTGCGGCAAGGTCCCTCAGTGCAttgcttctcttccacgGCGATCGACTCTATTCATATCCCCTTTCAAGTTGGATACGAATCTAGGAAGGACTTTAGGGTACGACTTACACGCAACCCCTTACGTGTACCGTACCTTGTCAGGCGTTATTAATACGAATCCGATTAATGAGCGAGCGAACATGCTCTATTCTGGCACACTTGGGGCTTATCTGCAGAGCAGTCCACATCGAGTAGACCAACACCAGAATCTCGAGCATCTAATTCATGTTCGCAATTGGCTGCTGCAAAGAAACCCCGTCTTCCAAAGGAATGATGTGCGGGCGCATCTTCAAATCAACCACCCGTTACCAACTGTCGACCTCCCTGAGAACAGCGATGAGCAGCGACCTCAAACACGCCCGGATCTTGTCATGAACCCCTTTCAGTACGACCAAGAAACAAGGAATGAGCATTTCCGATACGACAGGCTCTCCATTGGGGCAGTACAGGTCCCCGAAGGACATCCTCCAAAGCCGATGCTATATCGAACTGATCCGGATGTCGAGGTGCTCTGCTTTCCGCACGTTTATCCTTACGGGAAAGGACAATTTGTACAAGGAGAGCGCCGCGAAGATGGGCGCTCTAGATATACGCGCCACATGGACACAATACGGAAGCTCAATTCCTACAACCGCGCTTTCAGAGACGATTATTACTGGGCTGCGTGGGCATACCAAGAAATGGAAGCGACAAGAATCTTTCAGAATACAAATCGCCTTATTCATAATAAAACGAGGCAAGCTATAGACAACCGTCTtcctcagcatcaactcCTACAGCAGTCGAATTATGGGACACATTCTATTATTAGTGAAACTCTCACACATGGTATACCTGGCTCAATCCGAACCGGAGAAGCTTATTTTCTCGAAAAGGAACGCCTCGTAAACTCGATGATTGCAGGCCACGGGCTCCCCCAACTCTTTATCACGCTGACTTTTAATGAAGGCTGGGAAGAATTTAAGAACATTTTGCGGTCTATCTCTTCTACTGCTATgccatccaaccatccatGGGAGGGAGTTCAATATTACTACGAGAGGATCCATAATCTAAAATCCAAATTCTGGAAAGGGAAGTCCAACCAcgccaagtttggtgtcCTAAAGGAACTAATCGAAAGATTTGAGTTTCAATTACGGGGCGCAATACACAGCCATTGCTTATTGTGGACTGAGAAGTCTATCGTGGAATTGCTTGCGTTTGGTTTTGTCCGCGCAGATATTCCCGATCCCGAAAAGGAGCCTGAGTTGCATAGCCTTGTCATGAAATATCAGATTCACAAATGCAAAGACCACATTTGTGGCGGACCCGGGAGGTACGGAAAGTGCTCCAAGGGCTTTCCAGCAGACGTGTCGGGCAGGACGTTTCATCAGCCTGGCAACCCCAGGTATACTTATGCCCGCACCGAAGCTGACGTGTGGGTAATTCCTTATAACTCTCAATTGCTATTAATCTGGGAAAGCCACTGCAACGTTCAGTTCGTGACGAGCCAAGGTCTTGCCTCTTACATCACGAAATACCTCACCAAAAACGAGCCACTCTCTCAGGTCGTTGTGGGCGATTGTACAACAACTCAGAAGCACCTGTTGGCTCGCAGAATGGGATCTATGGAAATAATTGTGCTGTGCTTGGGGTTGGACATTTTTCGCTGCACCAGCGGATCTCTCTACCTTCCAACCAGTATTCCTGAAATGAGGAATTATTCTGTTCGTCCTATTAACCATATCCTCGAGCACCCTGAAGACCCGTATTTCCCAGACGCCATGGAGAAATATTTTGCTCGACCAAGAGTGCCTCGATTCGAAGTCTTGACCTATTTTGACTACTTTGCATACTATGAAATTACGAAAACTCGCACCGTTAATCGACAGGGTCCTCGAGAAGGGTGGCAAGATTCATTAGGATATTGGGTCTATCAACGGAAGAAGCCCATCCTGATTCGCACTTCTTACCGACGACTTTGTGATGGAGAGGTATTTTTTTACGTGCAACTCCTTTATAGATACCATTGGAGGTCAGATGATGAAATCATTGCGAATTCCGCCACTTACCGCGAAAGGCTTTTCGAGCTCGACCCAGTACTTTACGATGCTGCTTTACGAGGACATGCCGATAGAGTCGAACATGGCAGTAGAGCCCTCGGGAGGGAGTATTGCGAGATGGTTCAAAGAGTTGCGGGGACGGCTCCGCCAAATGTCCATGATATGGTATCCGAGCAGCTCCGGCAGCTGAATACCATGGCGGTCCCAGGACTTGCTGATGCTGCGGGCCTTACTCTGAAAGGCGAGCAATACCAGTGCTATAGCATGGTAACGCAAAATATTTCTGCATCTAGGCATCAAGGCCGTATGTTCTTCATAACAGGGCCTGGTGGGACGGGGAAATCTTTCCTCCTTCGTGCCCTGCAGTATTGGTGCGACAAATCCCGGAACCCTTCCTTACTGCTTGCGCCCACTGGAATTGCGGCAAGAAATATTGATGGGAATACAATCCACTCGGCTCTGTCAATCTATAGTAATCGAAGCGCCTACCACACGGGCTTATTTAGGTTCGAAGatcaaaaaaagaaagacatGGAAAAGAAAACCGTGCTTATCATCGACGAAGTATCGATGGTAGATGGCGTACTGCTTGACTACCTTGCCTCCCTTTTTGCCAAACTGAGAAGAAATAACAGACCCTTCGGCAACATGCATGTCATCGTTTTTGGGGACTTGATGCAATTACCCCCCGTGGAGGGTTTGAAGGTCTTTAAGGCCTCTGTTTGGAGGCTtttccatcccatcttcctACGACAACCGCACCGGCAGACAAACGATAAGTTCTTCAGAATCTTGAACAAGATTCGGCTCGGAATCATCGATAGCGAGGTAAGATGCACTCTGGAAGAACGATGGCGCCAATATAACCCAGAACATGTCATGTGGAATACCACGTACCTGTCTTCTCTTCGCGATGAGGCTGCAGCACTAAACCATGCCGTTCTCTCCGGCATGCCATCAGAGAACCCTATATTCGTTTCAACAGCCGAGGACTTTGAAAATGGAGTAAGGTTACAACATTTAGAGCACTCGAAGGTATTCAATAAGGGGACAAACTTCCCATCTTCTGTGGTGTGTACTGTTGGGGCCAAAGTGATGTTCCTCACAAATAGCATGATGAGCGAGAGAGGGATCTCTAACGGCTCTATTGGTGTTATTACTAATTTGTTGCCCGACGACGAAGTTGAGGCTGCATTTCCCACTAAAGACGGTATCCAA GTCATGCACTTGCACAAAACTCCGTCGTATTTCCAGACGAATGGGGTGGAATACAAACGTGTACAGCTTCCAATAATCAACGCATTTGCGTTGACAATCCATAAGGTTCAAGGTCTGTCACTGCCAGCTGTTACCGTCGCCTTGAATTCTAATATCTTCTCTGACGGACAAGCATATGTGGCATTGAGTAGAGGAAAGGATCTCGAAGAGGTGTATTTGACCCACTGTGatcttgaagccatcaaggCAGACCCAGAAGCAATAGCTGAGTACGAAAGACTGGAAGCGAAGGCAGAACAACTCCATAGGCCATATTCTCAATGA
- a CDS encoding ribonuclease H-like protein (similar to Metarhizium robertsii ARSEF 23 XP_007826248.1), which produces MVARSDGSGSGFNGDDEAGHGKLGWATVMEEDRESLYPEGRCTQSKKLGAKKRNNLVLKEITTSAATKRRYSKVWHYTPVDRNEITLNAKGKSIWRCKYCAKEYLESGGTTVISGHLKDRHNIDISSTQEARTALMQATIADAFEKAQQLTNYKRRCLSTVATHDLDPAVVEQLYDPTLLPESRDRQLAAKLHSTIRTWTLRAFEAQKHRVKRDIQSALSKVHFTVDLWTSPNALAILGIVAHYTSESGQLEYSVLALRELDGKHSGPNMADCVMEVIGDYGIASKSGLFHDGQCRQQQYNDEGYFDAGGRNLVRDNSTRWNSWYAMIRAATKLKTAINLFCHQYQENNDDLLSEKDWQDLQKLRDVLLFFYDATTGTEGRNATIDRVLPTMDFLLEQFETAKETYANDPFMSPCCNSGWAKLDKYYSLTDRSPVYIAALVLSPQWKWDYIDNNWPSDWRAPCRKQMLDFWTKEYKSTAVTVPTQTSESVHEVKNSFHKWAQQKKGTSLDQDEYTKYLLAPLVPELYDLSIMAIDVLSIPAMSAEPERLFSGTKITITDRRNRMGIESIEATECLKSWLGKGSRVAFADDDLDQSGEIP; this is translated from the exons ATGGTTGCTCGAAGCGACGGCTCCGGCAGTGGCTTTaacggcgacgacgaagctgGGCATGGTAAACTCGGCTGGGCTACCGTAATGGAAGAAGAT CGCGAATCCCTGTACCCAGAGGGTCGTTGTACCCAAAGTAAAAAATTGGGGGCCAAAAAACGTAATAATTTGGTGCTCAAGGAGATAACCACCTCGGCTGCTACTAAAAGGCGTTACTCGAAAGTCTGGCACTATACACCTGTTGACCGCAATGAGATTACTCTCAATGCGAAGGGCAAGTCAATATGGCGCTGCAAATACTGCGCAAAAGAGTATctagagtctggtggaacaaCTGTTATTTCAGGTCACCTAAAGGACCGGCATAACATCGATATATCCTCTACTCAAGAAGCCCGGACTGCATTGATGCAAGCCACCATCGCCGACGCCTTTGAAAAAGCCCAGCAACTTACCAATTACAAACGTCGCTGTCTCTCTACGGTTGCAACTCACGATTTAGACCCCGCTGTTGTCGAACAACTATAC GACCCTACTTTGCTACCTGAATCCAGAGATCGacaactggctgccaaactcCACTCCACCATACGCACCTGGACCTTGCGGGCTTTCGAGGCTCAGAAGCATCGAGTCAAACGCGATATCCAGTCAGCTCTCTCAAAAGTACACTTTACAGTTGATCTCTGGACTTCCCCCAATGCTCTTGCAATTCTTGGCATAGTTGCACACTACACATCCGAATCTGGCCAATTAGAATACTCCGTTCTGGCTTTAAGAGAACTCGATGGGAAGCACTCGGGCCCGAATATGGCAGACTGCGTTATGGAAGTTATTGGCGACTATGGAATTGCCTCGAAAAGTGGGCTttttcatgatggacaatgcagacaacaacagtacaatgatgaaggctATTTCGACGC TGGCGGCCGCAACCTCGTACGGGACAACTCTACTcgctggaactcttggtaTGCGATGATCCGTGCTGCAACAAAGCTCAAGACTGCTATCAACCTCTTTTGCCACCAATATCAAGAGAACAACGACGACCTGCTGTCGGAAAAGGACTGGCAAGACTTGCAAAAGCTCCGAGACGTCCTGTTGTTCTTTTATGATGCCACAACAGGTACAGAAGGTCGCAATGCAACTATTGACAGAGTGTTGCCGACAATGGACTTCCTGCTTGAGCAGTTTGAGACTGCAAAGGAAACATATGCCAATGACCCGTTTATGAGTCCTTGTTGCAACTCTGgctgggccaagctggataAGTATTACAGCTTGACGGACAGATCGCCGGTCTATATTGCAGCACTAGTATTATCTCCACAGTGGAAGTGGGACTATATTGACAACAATTGGCCTTCAGACTGGCGGGCACCTTGTCGGAAACAAATGCTGGATTTCTGGACTAAAGAATATAAATCCACTGCAGTTACAGTCCCTACCCAGACGTCAGAATCAGTTCATGAGGTCAAGAACTCCTTCCACAAGTGGGcgcagcagaagaaggggaCTAGCCTTGATCAGGACGAATACACCAAGTATCTTCTTGCTCCATTAGTACCAGAA CTCTATGATCTATCCATTATGGCCATAGATGTGTTGTCCATTCCGGCAATGTCGGCGGAGCCAGAACGCCTATTTTCGGGTACGAAAATCACTATTACGGACCGTAGGAACCGCATGGGCATTGAAAGCATTGAAGCGACCGAATGCCTCAaatcatggcttggcaaaggcagcagggTAGCTTTTGCCGACGACGACCTTGATCAGAGCGGAGAGATTCCATAG